One window from the genome of Erwinia sorbitola encodes:
- the flhC gene encoding flagellar transcriptional regulator FlhC: MSEKSIVQEARDIQLAMELITLGARLQMLESETQLSRGRLIKLYKELRGSPPPKGMLPFSTDWFMTWEQNIHASMFCNAWQFMVKTGLCTGVEAVIKAYRLYLEQCPQQDEGPLLALTRAWTLVRFVESGMLELTGCKCCGGSFINHAHQPVGSFTCSLCQPPSRAVKRRKLIAETADNNSQLLDEQVKQAV; encoded by the coding sequence ATGAGTGAAAAAAGCATAGTTCAGGAAGCGCGCGATATTCAGCTGGCGATGGAACTCATCACCCTGGGCGCACGTTTACAAATGTTAGAAAGCGAAACGCAGCTCAGTCGCGGTCGCTTAATTAAGTTGTATAAAGAGTTGCGCGGTAGTCCGCCCCCAAAAGGGATGCTGCCGTTCTCTACCGATTGGTTTATGACGTGGGAGCAGAATATTCATGCTTCTATGTTCTGTAACGCCTGGCAGTTTATGGTAAAAACCGGGTTATGTACTGGTGTTGAAGCGGTGATCAAAGCTTACCGTCTCTACCTGGAACAGTGCCCGCAACAGGACGAGGGCCCGCTGTTGGCGCTAACGCGCGCATGGACCCTGGTCCGGTTTGTTGAAAGTGGAATGCTGGAACTGACCGGCTGTAAATGCTGTGGTGGAAGCTTTATTAACCATGCGCACCAGCCTGTTGGCAGCTTCACTTGCAGCCTTTGCCAGCCTCCATCGCGTGCGGTAAAAAGACGTAAACTTATCGCAGAAACTGCCGATAACAATTCACAACTGCTGGATGAACAGGTTAAACAAGCCGTTTAA
- a CDS encoding methyl-accepting chemotaxis protein produces the protein MFKRMKVVTSLILVLVFFGSLQLITGGLFFQALKGDKDNFAVSQQLRLQQSALNQSWIALIQARNTLNRSGIRYTLDASPTGISDAVKQLLGAAQEQLTIAEQNYALWNSRLSEEGKSADNVQAIQKNYEILHGALSELIQLMKAGKINEFFDQPTQGYQDGFAHAYDAWLAKNDAQAAAGAEENQRAFTQAIWILACVLVLSLLVISGVWTGIRHILLRPLQTSIDHIRRIASGDLTCPIDVEGRNEMAQLASSLQHMQQELIKTVSDVRDGSDAIYTGASEIAAGNNDLSSRTEQQASALQETAASMEQLTATVKQNAENARQASQLALSASETARKGGKVVDGVVKTMNDIAGSSKKIADIISVIDGIAFQTNILALNAAVEAARAGEQGRGFAVVAGEVRNLAQRSAQAAKEIKGLIEDSVSRVDTGSVLVESAGETMDDIVSAVTRVTDIMGEIASASDEQSRGIDQVGTAVTEMDRVTQQNAALVEESASAAASLEDQASRLTQAVAVFRLSQQNSASSAMLKRPALSAAKQPQLAAPANSDGNWETF, from the coding sequence ATGTTTAAGCGTATGAAGGTCGTCACCAGCCTGATTCTGGTTCTGGTGTTTTTTGGTTCATTACAGTTAATCACCGGTGGCCTGTTTTTCCAGGCCCTTAAAGGCGATAAAGACAACTTCGCCGTCTCCCAACAGCTTCGTCTACAGCAGTCAGCACTTAACCAATCCTGGATAGCACTGATTCAGGCGCGTAATACTCTTAACCGATCCGGGATCCGCTACACGCTGGATGCCAGCCCTACAGGAATCAGCGACGCGGTGAAACAGCTGTTGGGCGCAGCCCAGGAACAGTTGACCATTGCGGAGCAGAACTATGCGCTGTGGAACTCTCGTCTGTCAGAAGAGGGAAAAAGCGCCGACAACGTACAGGCTATTCAAAAAAACTATGAGATCCTGCATGGTGCGCTGAGTGAATTGATTCAGCTGATGAAGGCCGGGAAAATTAATGAGTTCTTCGACCAGCCAACCCAGGGCTATCAGGATGGTTTCGCGCATGCCTATGATGCATGGCTGGCGAAAAACGATGCCCAGGCAGCTGCCGGTGCTGAAGAAAACCAGCGTGCATTCACTCAGGCAATTTGGATCCTCGCCTGTGTTCTGGTGCTGTCGCTGCTGGTGATTTCGGGCGTCTGGACAGGTATCCGTCATATTCTTCTGCGTCCATTGCAGACCAGCATCGACCATATCCGTCGTATCGCCAGCGGCGATCTGACATGTCCGATTGATGTTGAAGGACGTAACGAAATGGCGCAGCTGGCATCCAGCCTGCAACATATGCAGCAGGAGCTGATCAAAACCGTCAGCGATGTCCGCGACGGTTCTGATGCCATCTACACCGGGGCCAGCGAGATTGCCGCCGGGAATAACGATCTCTCCTCGCGTACCGAACAGCAGGCTTCCGCACTACAGGAAACCGCTGCCAGTATGGAACAGCTCACCGCTACGGTGAAACAGAACGCCGAAAACGCCCGTCAGGCTTCTCAGCTGGCTCTGAGCGCCTCAGAAACCGCGCGTAAAGGCGGCAAAGTGGTGGATGGCGTGGTGAAAACCATGAATGATATTGCCGGGAGTTCGAAGAAGATTGCCGATATTATCAGCGTAATTGACGGTATTGCCTTCCAGACCAATATTCTGGCGCTGAATGCCGCAGTAGAGGCAGCACGTGCCGGTGAGCAGGGTCGTGGTTTTGCCGTGGTAGCCGGTGAAGTGCGCAACCTCGCCCAGCGCAGCGCTCAGGCAGCCAAAGAGATTAAAGGGCTGATTGAAGACTCGGTATCGCGTGTGGATACCGGCTCTGTGCTGGTGGAAAGCGCCGGAGAGACGATGGATGACATCGTCAGCGCAGTCACCCGCGTCACCGATATTATGGGCGAAATCGCCTCTGCCAGCGATGAGCAGAGCCGCGGCATCGACCAGGTGGGCACCGCTGTCACCGAAATGGATCGCGTGACTCAGCAGAACGCCGCGCTGGTAGAAGAGTCTGCTTCTGCCGCTGCATCGCTGGAAGACCAGGCCAGCCGTCTGACTCAGGCCGTGGCGGTGTTCCGTCTTAGCCAGCAGAACAGCGCATCTTCTGCGATGCTGAAACGTCCGGCCCTTTCCGCCGCCAAACAGCCGCAGCTGGCTGCACCAGCTAACAGCGATGGCAACTGGGAAACGTTCTAA
- a CDS encoding methyl-accepting chemotaxis protein, with amino-acid sequence MLTRIKVVTSLILVLFIFGILQLAAGGLFINALTHDKNSFAVSQTANDNVSLFTDAWVTLNQTRITLNRGMLRIQSEAANSGSSASLEGLSAQAKQQLVQAKKSYDAYLATPDTPGLDARVTDRLEQNYQLYVRALEVMTQQMENKQLDAMFKQNIEQKQIAMQGAYAEWRKLQNQLSAKGAEQNQEAYVHMLWTIAAVMALVIALIVLCWFGLRNILIRPLQATIAHIRSIAGGDLTQKIETEGRNEMAQLASSLHDMQQALVKTVSVVRDGSDAIYTGASEIAAGNNDLSARTEEQAASLEQTAASMEQLTATVKQNAENARQASQLALNASVTARKGGQVVDGVVKTMNDIAGSSKKIADITSVIDGIAFQTNILALNAAVEAARAGEQGRGFAVVAGEVRNLAQRSAQAAKEIKGLIEDSVARVDSGSALVGTAGETMTDIVNAVSRVTDIMGEIASASDEQSRGIDQVGTAVTEMDRVTQQNASLVEESASAAASLEDQASRLTQAVAVFRIARQGSVVAAPLKRPVLKAGALSQSKGVTSPAADSHWETF; translated from the coding sequence ATGTTAACGCGAATTAAAGTCGTCACCAGCCTGATTTTGGTGCTGTTTATTTTCGGCATTTTACAGCTGGCGGCAGGCGGTTTGTTTATCAATGCGCTTACCCATGACAAAAACAGTTTTGCGGTTTCTCAGACGGCGAATGATAACGTCTCACTGTTTACGGATGCCTGGGTCACGCTCAACCAAACGCGTATTACGCTGAACCGCGGAATGCTGCGTATTCAGAGCGAAGCGGCTAACAGCGGCAGCAGCGCCTCTCTGGAAGGGCTAAGTGCTCAGGCAAAGCAGCAGCTTGTTCAAGCCAAAAAATCTTATGATGCCTATCTGGCCACGCCGGACACGCCGGGTCTCGACGCGCGGGTGACGGATCGTCTTGAGCAGAACTATCAGCTGTATGTACGTGCGCTGGAAGTGATGACGCAGCAGATGGAAAATAAGCAGCTGGATGCGATGTTCAAACAGAATATCGAGCAGAAGCAGATTGCCATGCAGGGTGCATATGCCGAGTGGCGTAAGCTGCAAAACCAGCTGAGTGCGAAAGGTGCAGAGCAGAATCAGGAAGCATACGTGCATATGCTGTGGACGATTGCTGCGGTAATGGCGCTGGTCATCGCGCTGATTGTGCTGTGCTGGTTTGGACTGCGCAATATTCTGATCCGTCCGTTACAGGCGACAATTGCGCATATCCGCAGTATCGCCGGGGGCGATCTGACGCAGAAAATTGAGACAGAAGGGCGCAATGAGATGGCCCAGCTGGCCTCCAGTCTGCACGATATGCAGCAGGCGCTGGTGAAGACCGTTAGCGTGGTGCGCGATGGTTCTGATGCTATTTATACCGGTGCCAGTGAAATTGCCGCAGGCAATAACGATCTTTCTGCACGTACTGAAGAGCAGGCTGCTTCACTTGAGCAGACCGCTGCCAGTATGGAGCAGCTTACTGCCACCGTGAAACAGAATGCTGAAAACGCCCGTCAGGCGTCGCAGCTGGCGCTTAATGCGTCCGTGACTGCCCGTAAAGGCGGCCAGGTAGTGGATGGCGTGGTGAAAACCATGAATGATATTGCCGGAAGCTCGAAGAAGATCGCAGATATTACCAGCGTAATTGATGGTATTGCCTTCCAGACCAATATTCTGGCGCTGAATGCCGCAGTTGAAGCAGCGCGTGCCGGTGAGCAGGGGCGTGGCTTTGCCGTGGTAGCCGGTGAAGTACGCAACCTCGCCCAGCGCAGCGCTCAGGCAGCCAAAGAGATTAAAGGGCTGATCGAGGATTCTGTTGCCCGCGTTGACAGTGGTTCAGCGCTGGTGGGAACCGCAGGTGAAACCATGACGGATATCGTCAATGCGGTCAGCCGCGTGACCGATATCATGGGTGAGATTGCTTCAGCCAGCGATGAGCAGAGCCGCGGCATCGATCAGGTGGGTACCGCTGTTACTGAGATGGATCGCGTGACCCAGCAGAACGCTTCTCTGGTGGAGGAGTCTGCTTCGGCGGCGGCCTCGCTGGAAGATCAGGCCAGCCGTCTGACCCAGGCCGTGGCGGTGTTCCGTATTGCCCGTCAGGGGAGTGTGGTCGCGGCACCGTTAAAGCGTCCGGTGTTGAAAGCTGGCGCACTGAGTCAGTCGAAAGGAGTGACATCACCAGCTGCTGATTCTCACTGGGAGACATTTTAA
- the flhD gene encoding flagellar transcriptional regulator FlhD, which yields MGTSELLKHIYDINLSYLLLAQRLINQEKASAMFRLGIDEPMADALAGLTLPEMVKLAETNQLVCQFRFNDHKSINRLTQESRVDDLQQIHTGILLSSRLLRDVSKDDETPKKRAAS from the coding sequence ATGGGTACATCAGAATTACTCAAACATATTTACGACATCAATTTGTCATATTTATTACTCGCACAACGTTTAATTAACCAGGAAAAAGCTTCAGCGATGTTCCGCTTGGGTATCGATGAGCCAATGGCCGATGCTCTTGCCGGTCTGACATTGCCTGAAATGGTAAAACTGGCAGAAACCAATCAATTGGTATGTCAGTTTCGTTTCAATGACCATAAGTCTATTAACCGTCTGACTCAGGAATCACGTGTGGACGACTTACAGCAGATCCATACCGGTATCTTGTTATCGAGTCGTTTATTACGTGACGTCTCGAAAGATGATGAGACCCCGAAGAAAAGGGCGGCGAGCTGA
- the tssD gene encoding type VI secretion system tube protein TssD has protein sequence MAIPVYLTLEDEGGKLIKGGVDVSGREGSIEILELMHNVELPTDDMSGKITGTRIHTPYAVMKEIDCSSSILNRYVTSGRRLARATLDFYAINYNGQEENYFKTVLEGVRVRSVERFFQDFKDSNYAQYGHLEYVELAYEKISWHFIDGNIIHSDSWNERS, from the coding sequence ATGGCTATACCTGTATATTTAACCCTTGAGGATGAGGGTGGGAAGCTGATTAAAGGTGGGGTTGATGTCAGTGGCCGTGAAGGTTCTATAGAAATACTGGAGCTGATGCACAACGTTGAATTACCAACGGATGACATGAGCGGGAAGATTACCGGAACCCGTATTCATACCCCTTATGCGGTTATGAAAGAGATAGACTGTAGTTCCTCTATTCTCAACCGTTATGTAACATCAGGACGCCGTCTTGCCCGGGCAACGCTTGATTTTTATGCCATCAACTATAACGGCCAGGAAGAGAACTATTTTAAAACAGTACTTGAAGGCGTCAGGGTACGTTCCGTTGAACGATTTTTTCAGGACTTTAAAGATTCGAACTATGCTCAATATGGCCATCTGGAATACGTGGAACTCGCCTATGAGAAGATCAGCTGGCATTTTATAGATGGAAATATTATTCACAGTGATAGCTGGAATGAACGTAGCTAA
- the cheA gene encoding chemotaxis protein CheA, translated as MDISDFYQTFFDEADELLADMEQHLLGLDPQEPDSEQLNAIFRAAHSIKGGAGTFGFTVLQETTHILENILDGARRGEMQLSTDIINLFLETKDIMQEQLDAYKTASVPDAATFAYICQALRQLALEAKGEAPVAEVAAAPAAGVAAVAANGLRIKLTGLKTNEAELMLEELGNLGTVSEAVKGEDSLEATLDSSVGKDDIVAVLCFVIDESQIHFPQADVVDIATVMPEAPVVQAEAAEDEAAEPELATVSDIVQLKREPAKKAANPKANESTSIRVAVEKVDQLINLVGELVITQSMLAQRSGELDPVNHGELLNSMGQLERNARDLQESVMSIRMMPMEYVFSRFPRLVRDLASKLGKEVELTLMGSSTELDKSLIERIIDPLTHLVRNSLDHGIETPDKRQAAGKHAVGNLTLSAEHQGGNICIEVTDDGAGLNRERILAKALSSGLPVSESMSDEDVGMLIFAPGFSTAEQVTDVSGRGVGMDVVKRNIQEMGGHVEISSKQGKGTTIRILLPLTLAILDGMSVRVANEVFILPLNAVMESLQPLSDDLKALAGGERVLEVRGEYLPLVELWNVFEVQGAKTEATQGIVVILQSAGKRYALLVDQLIGQHQVVVKNLESNYRKVPGISAATILGDGSVALIVDVSALQSLNREKRVAGAAA; from the coding sequence ATGGATATCAGCGACTTTTACCAGACGTTCTTTGATGAAGCCGACGAATTGTTGGCGGACATGGAACAACACCTGTTGGGTCTTGACCCGCAGGAACCAGATTCGGAACAGCTTAATGCTATCTTCCGGGCTGCCCATTCGATTAAAGGCGGGGCGGGTACTTTCGGTTTCACTGTGTTACAGGAAACCACGCATATTCTGGAAAATATTCTCGACGGTGCGCGCCGCGGCGAAATGCAGCTCAGTACCGATATCATCAACCTGTTTTTGGAAACTAAAGATATTATGCAGGAACAGCTAGATGCGTATAAAACCGCTTCGGTACCCGATGCCGCGACCTTTGCATACATTTGTCAGGCCCTGCGCCAGCTCGCGCTGGAAGCTAAAGGTGAAGCACCGGTAGCGGAAGTTGCTGCTGCCCCTGCTGCCGGCGTGGCTGCTGTAGCCGCTAACGGACTGCGCATCAAGTTAACAGGTCTGAAGACCAACGAAGCCGAACTGATGCTGGAAGAGCTCGGTAACCTGGGGACAGTTTCAGAAGCGGTCAAAGGTGAGGATTCACTGGAAGCCACGCTGGACTCATCCGTCGGTAAAGACGATATCGTTGCCGTGCTCTGCTTCGTTATCGATGAGTCGCAGATTCATTTCCCGCAGGCAGATGTAGTGGATATCGCCACGGTTATGCCGGAAGCACCGGTGGTGCAGGCGGAGGCTGCGGAAGATGAAGCCGCAGAACCTGAACTGGCAACGGTCAGCGATATTGTGCAGCTGAAACGCGAACCCGCGAAGAAAGCCGCTAATCCTAAAGCTAACGAATCTACCAGTATTCGCGTAGCGGTAGAGAAGGTCGATCAGCTGATCAACCTGGTCGGCGAACTGGTGATTACACAGTCGATGCTGGCCCAGCGTTCCGGTGAGCTTGATCCGGTTAATCACGGTGAACTGCTTAACAGCATGGGGCAGCTGGAACGTAACGCCCGTGACTTGCAGGAATCGGTGATGTCGATTCGTATGATGCCGATGGAATACGTTTTCAGCCGCTTCCCGCGCCTGGTGCGTGACCTGGCAAGCAAGCTGGGTAAAGAAGTTGAACTGACCCTGATGGGCAGCTCGACCGAACTGGATAAAAGCCTGATTGAGCGCATCATCGACCCGTTAACGCACCTGGTGCGTAACAGTCTTGACCACGGTATTGAAACCCCGGATAAACGCCAGGCGGCGGGCAAACATGCAGTGGGCAATCTGACCCTGTCTGCGGAACACCAGGGCGGCAATATCTGCATCGAAGTGACCGATGACGGTGCCGGTCTGAACCGTGAACGTATTCTGGCAAAAGCGCTCTCTTCCGGCCTGCCTGTCAGCGAGTCCATGAGCGATGAAGATGTCGGCATGCTGATCTTTGCGCCGGGCTTCTCTACTGCCGAGCAGGTGACGGATGTTTCCGGCCGTGGCGTAGGAATGGACGTGGTAAAACGTAACATCCAGGAGATGGGCGGCCACGTTGAGATCTCTTCGAAGCAGGGCAAGGGCACCACGATCCGTATCCTGCTGCCGCTGACGCTGGCTATCCTTGACGGTATGTCAGTCCGCGTGGCGAATGAAGTATTTATTCTGCCGCTCAATGCGGTGATGGAATCACTGCAACCGCTGTCGGATGACCTGAAAGCACTGGCAGGCGGTGAGCGCGTGCTGGAAGTGCGCGGTGAGTATCTGCCGCTGGTTGAGCTGTGGAACGTCTTTGAAGTCCAGGGCGCTAAAACCGAAGCTACGCAGGGGATTGTCGTTATCCTGCAAAGCGCCGGCAAACGCTATGCACTGCTGGTGGATCAGCTGATTGGTCAGCACCAGGTCGTGGTGAAAAACCTGGAAAGCAACTATCGCAAAGTGCCGGGCATCTCAGCCGCCACCATTCTTGGCGATGGCAGCGTAGCGCTGATTGTTGATGTCTCAGCACTGCAATCTCTGAACCGTGAAAAGCGTGTGGCGGGAGCCGCAGCCTGA
- a CDS encoding tlde1 domain-containing protein — translation MSWEYDVRTKQFSLKGENRFSAMYAGADGYKDDPAFECVINSGPLPRGTYTIGEPENNKTTGYFSLRLTPDAGNSMCGRSRFLIHGDSASNPGKASQGCIVASIHVRKEISKSGVKKLVVK, via the coding sequence ATGAGTTGGGAATATGATGTACGGACTAAGCAGTTTTCGCTGAAAGGGGAAAACAGATTTTCGGCGATGTATGCAGGTGCTGATGGGTATAAGGACGATCCTGCCTTTGAGTGTGTTATTAATAGCGGTCCTTTACCAAGGGGGACTTATACTATTGGTGAACCTGAAAATAACAAGACTACCGGATATTTTTCATTGAGATTGACACCGGATGCAGGCAATTCAATGTGTGGGCGTAGTCGTTTTCTGATTCATGGTGACAGTGCCAGCAATCCGGGTAAAGCATCGCAAGGCTGTATTGTTGCCAGCATCCATGTGCGTAAAGAGATCTCGAAGAGTGGTGTAAAAAAACTGGTGGTGAAATGA
- the cheW gene encoding chemotaxis protein CheW, with protein MTGMATVTKLAGETVGQEFLVFTLGNEEYGIDILKVQEIRGYDQVTRIANTPAFIKGVTNLRGVIVPIIDLRIKFAQPDVEYNDNTVVIVLNLEQRVVGIVVDGVSDVLSLTQDQIRPSPEFAVTMSTEYLTGLGALGERMLILVDIEKLLSSEEMALMDSLRSA; from the coding sequence ATGACTGGAATGGCCACTGTCACTAAACTCGCCGGCGAAACCGTGGGTCAGGAGTTCCTGGTGTTTACGCTGGGTAATGAAGAGTACGGGATTGATATCCTGAAAGTTCAGGAAATCCGCGGGTATGATCAGGTAACTCGTATTGCCAATACCCCGGCGTTTATCAAAGGTGTGACCAACCTGCGTGGTGTTATTGTTCCGATTATCGATCTGCGCATTAAGTTTGCCCAGCCCGATGTTGAGTACAACGACAACACGGTGGTGATTGTTCTCAATCTGGAGCAGCGCGTGGTGGGTATCGTTGTGGATGGCGTGTCTGACGTGCTGTCTCTGACGCAGGATCAAATCCGTCCTTCCCCGGAGTTCGCAGTAACCATGTCTACTGAATATCTGACAGGTCTGGGTGCACTGGGTGAGCGTATGCTGATTCTGGTCGACATCGAGAAACTGTTGAGCAGTGAAGAGATGGCGCTGATGGATTCACTGCGTAGCGCATAA
- the motA gene encoding flagellar motor stator protein MotA, giving the protein MLIILGYILVLGSVLGGFAMVGGHLGALYQPSEVLIIAGAGIGAFIVGNNGKAIKATLKSLPLLMRGSKYNKSVYMDLMALLYRLMAKSRQQGMLSLERDIENPQESEIFANYPRILADKRLVDFITDYLRLMVSGNMNAFEIEALMDEEIETYEHECDVPATALATMGDSLPAFGIVAAVMGVIHTLASADRPAAELGALIANAMVGTFLGILLAYGFISPLAGVLRQKCAENTKMMQCIKVTLLSSLNGYAPQIAVEFGRKTLYSTDRPSFTELEEHVRNAKSNKQTSDQDA; this is encoded by the coding sequence GTGCTGATTATATTGGGTTACATCCTTGTCCTCGGGTCGGTGTTAGGCGGCTTCGCAATGGTCGGTGGCCATCTTGGCGCGTTATACCAACCCTCTGAGGTTCTGATTATTGCCGGTGCCGGTATCGGCGCATTTATCGTGGGTAATAACGGTAAGGCGATTAAAGCGACGCTGAAGTCGCTGCCATTGCTGATGCGCGGCTCAAAATATAATAAAAGCGTGTATATGGATTTAATGGCGCTGCTGTATCGCCTGATGGCCAAATCACGTCAACAGGGGATGCTCTCTCTGGAGCGTGATATCGAAAATCCGCAGGAAAGTGAGATTTTTGCTAATTACCCGCGCATTCTTGCCGATAAAAGATTAGTGGACTTTATTACCGACTATTTACGCCTGATGGTCAGCGGCAACATGAATGCCTTTGAGATTGAAGCGTTGATGGACGAAGAGATTGAAACCTACGAGCACGAGTGTGATGTTCCTGCAACGGCACTGGCAACCATGGGTGATTCACTTCCGGCATTCGGTATCGTTGCAGCGGTAATGGGGGTGATTCACACCCTGGCCTCTGCCGACCGACCGGCTGCGGAACTGGGTGCGCTGATCGCCAACGCGATGGTGGGAACCTTCCTCGGTATTTTACTGGCGTACGGTTTTATCTCTCCTCTGGCGGGTGTATTACGCCAGAAGTGTGCCGAGAACACCAAAATGATGCAGTGCATTAAGGTCACGCTGCTTTCCAGCCTTAACGGTTATGCCCCGCAGATTGCGGTGGAGTTTGGTCGCAAGACGTTGTACTCAACCGACCGACCGTCGTTTACCGAGCTGGAAGAGCATGTCCGTAATGCGAAATCTAATAAGCAGACTTCGGATCAAGACGCATGA
- the motB gene encoding flagellar motor protein MotB, with protein sequence MKHNNHPIVLVKRKKSNKHAGSHGSWKIAYADFMTAMMAFFMVMWLISISSPQQLIQIADYFKTPLKVALTGGQRSSDSSSPIPGGGKDPVEKIGEVHKVVDMDAQKRKLEEIRLNRLREKLDQLIEADPRLRALRPHLIINMVEEGLRIQIIDSQNRPMFKTGSAEVEPYMRDILRAIAPILNDIPNRISLAGHTDDIQYAGGDRGYSNWELSADRANASRRELVLGGLDGGKMLRVVGMSDTMKLKNRGGDDAVNRRISLLVLNHDTQAQIERENSESDAVQIKDGSSLKEIAAPEVPSTATKNQDPQHSQAESVSSSAPVTSLPAAPAPAAQTDRDSQPR encoded by the coding sequence ATGAAGCATAACAATCACCCCATTGTGCTGGTAAAGCGGAAAAAGTCGAACAAGCATGCCGGCTCGCACGGTTCATGGAAAATCGCCTACGCCGACTTTATGACAGCAATGATGGCCTTTTTTATGGTGATGTGGCTTATTTCGATCTCAAGTCCTCAACAATTGATTCAGATTGCCGATTACTTTAAGACGCCGCTGAAAGTGGCTTTAACCGGCGGGCAGCGTAGCAGTGACAGCTCAAGCCCGATTCCTGGCGGTGGCAAGGATCCGGTAGAGAAGATTGGCGAAGTGCATAAAGTTGTCGATATGGATGCACAGAAGCGCAAGCTGGAAGAGATTCGTCTTAACCGCCTGCGTGAGAAGCTGGATCAGCTGATTGAAGCAGACCCGCGCCTGCGAGCGCTGCGTCCGCACCTGATTATTAATATGGTGGAAGAGGGGCTGCGTATTCAGATTATCGACAGCCAGAACCGCCCGATGTTCAAGACCGGTAGCGCTGAAGTTGAACCCTATATGCGCGATATTTTGCGCGCCATTGCGCCGATTCTGAATGATATTCCGAACCGGATTAGCCTGGCGGGCCATACCGATGATATCCAGTATGCCGGGGGCGACCGCGGCTACAGTAACTGGGAACTCTCAGCAGATCGTGCCAACGCTTCACGACGTGAGCTGGTACTGGGAGGACTGGATGGTGGCAAGATGCTGCGCGTGGTGGGCATGTCTGACACCATGAAATTAAAGAATCGCGGCGGAGACGATGCGGTGAACCGGCGTATCAGTCTGCTGGTGTTGAACCATGACACCCAGGCGCAGATTGAGCGTGAAAACTCTGAAAGTGATGCGGTGCAGATAAAAGATGGAAGTAGCCTTAAAGAGATAGCGGCGCCGGAAGTTCCTTCCACAGCCACAAAAAACCAAGACCCTCAACACTCACAGGCTGAGTCTGTCAGTTCCAGCGCGCCGGTAACCTCGTTACCAGCTGCACCGGCACCGGCGGCCCAGACCGATCGCGACTCACAGCCGAGGTGA